A stretch of the Buchananella sp. 14KM1171 genome encodes the following:
- a CDS encoding ketopantoate reductase family protein produces the protein MRVLVYGAGVIGALLAHELKRCGQDVTVLARGAWRETLAERGMIIHHHLQVHITGDRLRMIGELDPQDRYDLIFVAVQGQQRPDVLPALAANVSERVVLVGNDLQAAKTQETLLAGDPRKQVAFAFQPTGGYRDGERVIAMHAGIALYVGALRGRLDQDFLQAIKTALTGHRCRVIPTPNMEAWLQAHAAIVLPAAYLCYVLDYDLRRSTSRQRAQVVAAIREALDALAALGVPVPPGTAAWLRGLVRLRLVRTAAWLVAKTSIGELAAADHCRTASAEMVHLDAQFDRILAGYNGTMPAWRDLRAVALPIMEQATKQKAAMAPES, from the coding sequence ATGCGCGTACTTGTCTACGGCGCCGGCGTTATCGGCGCGCTACTGGCTCACGAATTGAAGCGCTGCGGTCAGGACGTCACCGTCCTGGCCCGAGGGGCTTGGCGGGAGACGCTGGCCGAGCGCGGCATGATCATCCACCACCACCTCCAGGTCCACATCACCGGGGATCGGCTGCGGATGATCGGGGAGCTGGACCCGCAGGACCGTTACGACCTGATCTTCGTGGCCGTCCAGGGGCAGCAGCGGCCAGACGTGCTGCCCGCGCTGGCCGCCAACGTCAGCGAGCGGGTGGTGCTGGTGGGAAACGACCTGCAGGCGGCTAAGACGCAGGAGACCCTGCTGGCCGGGGACCCGCGCAAGCAGGTGGCCTTCGCCTTCCAGCCCACGGGCGGCTACCGCGACGGCGAGCGCGTGATCGCCATGCACGCCGGCATCGCCCTATACGTTGGGGCCCTGCGCGGGCGCCTGGACCAGGACTTCCTGCAGGCCATCAAGACCGCCCTGACCGGGCACCGCTGCCGCGTCATTCCCACCCCGAACATGGAGGCGTGGCTGCAGGCGCACGCCGCGATCGTGCTGCCGGCCGCCTACCTGTGCTACGTGTTGGACTACGACCTGCGCCGCTCCACCAGCCGGCAGCGCGCCCAGGTGGTCGCCGCCATCCGCGAGGCGTTGGACGCGTTGGCGGCGTTGGGAGTGCCAGTGCCACCGGGCACGGCCGCCTGGTTGCGCGGGCTGGTTCGGCTGCGCCTAGTGCGCACGGCCGCCTGGCTGGTGGCCAAGACCTCCATCGGGGAACTGGCCGCCGCCGACCACTGCCGCACCGCGAGTGCGGAGATGGTGCACCTGGACGCCCAGTTCGACCGGATCCTGGCCGGCTACAACGGCACCATGCCGGCCTGGCGGGACCTGCGTGCCGTGGCGCTGCCGATCATGGAACAGGCGACCAAGCAGAAGGCGGCGATGGCGCCGGAAAGCTGA
- a CDS encoding L,D-transpeptidase family protein: MSKNTKLKWVIGSAAGLALLATGAATGYALYYADRALPNTTVAGQPVAGMGRGEIVALVERMAGQTEVTSVVNGQASVASLADLGVSVDARATADAALAPSDSVIDRFTALFSSNNVVPRATRDQGVLDAYSANLARAAGPVVKDAEVKLEGTSFVAVPGEVGTQVDLTALAATVDSAINTLSKQSVDLPVSQVEPSFTTANAEAAAQAANDMVALKVSITDGIDDFSPSLEDKVKWVSFKDAAGQQSAPTLDPAKVGAWVNELAKTTNVEPTPGISNVDGSGRVLVEAKPGKKGFAVNNAEAVAKELTAALTAGRDYEGDFDYDEVAPPTETRPALAGYENYAYPAAAGEKWVDVDLTRNTLTAYEGQSVAHGPIAINHGAPGNETVTGTYHVYLKYNKQDMGCTPDWPYCAKDVPWVVYFHGSYAIHGAPWVDEFGRGSVGGSHGCVNLPVPEAQWVHSWTELGTPVVSHY, translated from the coding sequence ATGAGCAAGAACACGAAGTTGAAGTGGGTCATTGGCTCCGCGGCGGGCCTGGCTCTCCTGGCAACGGGCGCCGCCACCGGCTACGCCCTCTACTACGCCGATCGGGCGCTTCCCAACACCACCGTGGCAGGTCAGCCTGTCGCGGGCATGGGACGCGGCGAGATCGTGGCGTTGGTGGAGCGCATGGCCGGTCAGACCGAGGTGACGAGCGTGGTCAACGGGCAGGCGTCCGTGGCCAGCCTGGCCGACCTGGGCGTGAGCGTGGACGCACGCGCCACTGCGGACGCCGCGCTGGCGCCGTCTGACTCGGTGATCGACCGTTTCACCGCCCTGTTCTCCAGCAACAACGTTGTTCCGCGCGCCACCCGGGACCAGGGGGTGCTGGATGCGTATTCGGCGAACCTGGCCCGCGCGGCCGGGCCCGTGGTGAAGGATGCCGAGGTGAAGCTGGAGGGCACGTCGTTCGTGGCCGTGCCGGGCGAGGTGGGCACCCAGGTGGACCTGACCGCCCTGGCGGCCACCGTCGATTCGGCCATCAACACGCTGTCCAAGCAGTCCGTTGATCTGCCCGTTTCCCAGGTGGAGCCGAGCTTTACCACGGCTAACGCGGAGGCTGCCGCGCAGGCGGCCAACGACATGGTGGCGCTGAAGGTCTCCATCACTGACGGCATCGACGACTTCAGTCCCTCCCTGGAGGACAAGGTCAAGTGGGTCTCCTTCAAGGACGCTGCCGGCCAGCAGAGCGCACCCACGCTGGACCCTGCCAAGGTGGGCGCGTGGGTGAACGAGCTGGCCAAGACCACCAACGTTGAGCCCACCCCGGGGATCAGCAACGTGGACGGCTCCGGCCGCGTCCTGGTGGAGGCCAAGCCGGGCAAGAAGGGCTTCGCGGTCAACAACGCTGAGGCCGTCGCCAAGGAGCTCACTGCGGCCCTGACCGCCGGGCGCGACTACGAGGGCGACTTCGACTACGACGAGGTGGCTCCTCCCACCGAGACCCGCCCGGCCCTGGCCGGCTACGAGAACTACGCCTACCCCGCCGCCGCGGGCGAGAAGTGGGTGGACGTGGACCTGACCCGCAACACGCTGACCGCCTACGAGGGGCAGTCCGTGGCGCACGGCCCGATCGCCATCAACCACGGCGCGCCCGGTAACGAGACGGTCACCGGTACCTACCACGTCTACTTGAAGTACAACAAGCAGGACATGGGCTGCACCCCGGACTGGCCCTACTGCGCCAAGGACGTGCCGTGGGTGGTCTACTTCCACGGTTCCTACGCGATCCACGGCGCGCCGTGGGTGGATGAGTTCGGGCGCGGCTCCGTGGGCGGCTCGCACGGTTGCGTGAACCTGCCTGTGCCGGAGGCGCAGTGGGTGCACTCGTGGACCGAGCTGGGCACCCCGGTGGTCTCGCACTACTGA
- a CDS encoding type II toxin-antitoxin system Phd/YefM family antitoxin: MTSAVPTVSTTATLAAGNFAAPPIRRLSQRELRNESGQVLRAVSAGESFVLTNKGIPVGRLVPLDAPEAALTITRPASRKAGWAELGITRKRTPGELAELLDSLREDRL; encoded by the coding sequence GTGACTAGCGCCGTTCCCACTGTTTCGACCACGGCTACACTTGCAGCCGGCAATTTCGCCGCGCCTCCAATACGGCGGCTCTCCCAGCGGGAGCTACGCAATGAATCCGGGCAGGTTCTGCGCGCGGTCAGCGCGGGAGAGTCCTTTGTGCTGACCAACAAGGGCATTCCCGTTGGGCGACTTGTCCCGCTGGACGCCCCGGAAGCCGCACTTACCATCACGCGCCCAGCCAGCCGGAAGGCGGGCTGGGCGGAGTTAGGCATCACACGCAAGCGGACACCCGGCGAGCTGGCCGAACTACTCGATTCCCTCCGCGAGGACAGGCTTTGA
- a CDS encoding ATP-dependent helicase: MGTFAEPHGNDTSGAFALPALPLFAEDWDDAPPAAPVGDPLGAAAALTPLAATLDDDDWPEVAGVPGRELRAAGFGVAAGGTSANNGVDLTVGLNPPQREAVLHGGSPLLIIAGAGSGKTRVLTHRIAHLIASGRARASEILAITFTNKAAAEMRERTAALVGPSARHMWVFTFHSACVRILRREYKAAGLKSTFSIYDAQDSQRLVGQIVKQLGLDPKRFAPKAFARRISDLKNELIGPEEFAQTAAANNPFEEHLARVYAAYATRLREAQALDFDDIIMRTVRLFQQHPAIAENYRRRFRHVLVDEYQDTNHAQYVLIRELVGGQEADAGDGALPPSELTVVGDSDQSIYAFRGATIRNIEEFEQDYSSARTILLEQNYRSTNNILGAANAVIARNTGRRPKKLWTDSGAGAKIVYYAADSDYDEARFVIDEIDALRASDGIGYGDVAVFYRTNAQSRALEDVLVRSGIPYRVVGGTRFYERREIKDAVAYLRVLVNPDDSVNLRRILNVPRRGLGDKAESALVVHAEAHGVSFGQALAHAVGRAEVSAVLAGGGEVLADQPSSGVLADQPSSGVLADQPGSGVSVGREAPYVESLATRARTQLAAFDALLEELRELARGAAVADVVDAVLDKTGYLAELRESKDPQDLSRVDNLAELHAVARSYDESEPDGSLFDFLERISLVADSDQLPDEGDGEVTLMTVHTAKGLEFPVVFVTGMEDGTFPHQRSLSAEADLAEERRLAYVALTRARQRLYLTRAAVRNAFGGSSALPASRFLDDVPADLLDVRREAAAVETYRSSYDSWGSGSGYGSGYGGGRGGYGAGGGYGSGGGRRSGGYSRRGSYDDDFGTPIGGGHARSGGPVGPLGVGVAAAKAAGATDDTGEIVDAEGAPLRVGDRVSHDSFGMGTILSIEGTGRSAIAKVDFGAGSIKRLLLRLKVLTKL; encoded by the coding sequence ATGGGTACTTTCGCTGAGCCGCACGGCAACGACACCTCGGGTGCCTTCGCCCTGCCCGCGCTGCCGCTATTCGCCGAGGACTGGGACGACGCCCCACCCGCCGCCCCCGTGGGCGACCCGCTGGGAGCGGCGGCCGCCCTCACGCCGCTTGCGGCGACGCTGGATGACGACGACTGGCCCGAGGTGGCCGGCGTGCCCGGGCGGGAGCTCCGGGCGGCGGGATTCGGCGTGGCGGCGGGCGGAACGTCGGCCAACAACGGCGTGGACCTGACCGTCGGCCTGAACCCGCCGCAGCGGGAGGCGGTGCTGCACGGAGGCAGCCCGCTGCTCATCATCGCCGGCGCGGGCTCGGGCAAGACCCGGGTACTCACCCACCGCATCGCCCACCTCATCGCCTCGGGGCGGGCGCGCGCCAGCGAGATCCTGGCCATCACCTTCACCAACAAGGCCGCTGCGGAAATGCGGGAACGCACCGCCGCCCTGGTGGGGCCCTCCGCGCGGCACATGTGGGTATTCACCTTCCACTCCGCCTGCGTGCGCATCCTGCGGCGCGAGTACAAGGCCGCCGGGCTGAAGTCCACGTTCTCCATCTACGACGCCCAGGACTCCCAGCGGCTGGTGGGGCAGATCGTCAAGCAGCTGGGCCTGGACCCCAAGCGCTTTGCCCCCAAGGCCTTCGCGCGGCGGATCAGCGACCTGAAAAACGAGCTGATCGGCCCGGAGGAGTTCGCCCAAACGGCGGCGGCCAACAACCCCTTCGAAGAGCACCTGGCGCGCGTCTACGCCGCCTACGCCACCCGCCTGCGGGAGGCCCAGGCGCTGGACTTCGACGACATCATCATGCGTACCGTCCGCCTCTTCCAGCAGCACCCCGCTATCGCGGAGAACTACCGCAGGCGCTTTCGGCACGTGCTGGTGGACGAGTACCAGGACACCAACCACGCCCAATACGTCCTCATCCGTGAGCTGGTGGGTGGCCAGGAGGCGGACGCGGGGGACGGGGCCCTGCCGCCCAGCGAACTGACCGTGGTGGGCGACTCCGACCAGTCCATCTATGCCTTCCGGGGCGCCACCATCCGCAACATCGAGGAGTTCGAGCAGGACTACTCGAGCGCCCGCACGATCCTGCTGGAGCAGAACTACCGCTCCACCAACAACATCCTGGGGGCCGCCAACGCGGTGATCGCCCGCAATACCGGCCGCCGCCCGAAGAAGCTGTGGACCGACAGCGGGGCGGGGGCGAAGATCGTCTACTACGCGGCCGACAGCGACTACGACGAGGCCCGCTTCGTGATCGACGAGATCGACGCGCTGCGCGCCTCCGACGGGATCGGCTACGGGGACGTGGCCGTCTTCTACCGCACCAACGCCCAGTCGCGGGCCCTGGAGGACGTGCTGGTGCGCTCCGGCATCCCCTACCGGGTGGTGGGCGGCACTCGCTTCTACGAGCGCCGCGAGATCAAGGACGCCGTGGCCTACCTGCGCGTGCTGGTCAACCCGGACGACTCGGTGAACCTGCGGCGCATCCTGAACGTGCCGCGCCGCGGGCTCGGGGACAAGGCAGAGTCCGCGCTGGTGGTGCACGCCGAGGCCCACGGGGTGAGCTTTGGGCAGGCCCTTGCCCACGCCGTCGGGCGGGCGGAGGTCAGCGCGGTGCTGGCCGGGGGCGGCGAGGTGCTGGCTGACCAGCCGAGCAGCGGGGTGCTGGCTGACCAGCCGAGCAGCGGGGTGCTGGCCGACCAGCCGGGCAGCGGGGTGAGCGTCGGCCGGGAGGCGCCGTACGTGGAGAGCCTGGCCACGCGTGCCCGCACCCAGCTGGCGGCCTTCGACGCCCTGCTGGAGGAGCTGCGGGAACTGGCGCGCGGGGCAGCAGTGGCGGACGTGGTGGACGCCGTGCTGGACAAGACCGGCTACCTGGCCGAGCTGCGCGAGTCCAAGGACCCGCAGGACCTCTCCCGCGTGGATAACCTGGCCGAACTCCACGCCGTGGCGCGCTCGTACGACGAGAGCGAGCCAGACGGCTCCCTGTTCGACTTCCTGGAACGCATCTCCCTGGTGGCGGACTCCGACCAGCTGCCCGACGAGGGCGACGGCGAGGTCACCTTGATGACCGTCCACACCGCCAAGGGCCTGGAGTTCCCGGTGGTCTTCGTTACCGGAATGGAGGACGGCACCTTCCCCCACCAGCGGTCCCTGAGCGCGGAGGCCGACCTGGCCGAGGAACGCCGCCTGGCCTACGTGGCCCTCACCCGCGCCCGCCAGCGCCTCTACCTGACGCGCGCGGCGGTGCGCAACGCCTTCGGTGGCTCTAGCGCCCTGCCCGCCTCCCGCTTCTTGGACGACGTGCCCGCCGACCTGCTCGACGTGCGGCGGGAGGCCGCAGCGGTGGAAACCTACCGCTCCAGCTACGACTCGTGGGGCAGTGGCTCCGGCTACGGCTCTGGCTACGGCGGCGGGCGCGGCGGTTACGGCGCTGGCGGCGGGTATGGCTCTGGCGGTGGTAGGCGCTCTGGTGGGTATTCGCGACGCGGCAGCTACGACGACGACTTCGGCACCCCGATCGGCGGCGGGCACGCCCGCAGCGGCGGCCCCGTGGGCCCGCTCGGAGTGGGCGTGGCCGCAGCGAAGGCCGCCGGGGCGACGGACGACACCGGCGAGATCGTGGACGCCGAGGGCGCGCCGCTGCGCGTGGGCGACCGCGTCTCCCACGACTCCTTCGGGATGGGCACGATCCTGTCCATCGAAGGCACCGGGCGCAGTGCCATCGCCAAGGTGGACTTCGGGGCGGGCTCCATCAAGCGCCTGCTCCTGCGCCTGAAGGTACTCACCAAGCTCTAA
- a CDS encoding glycohydrolase toxin TNT-related protein (This protein contains a domain related to Tuberculosis Necrotizing Toxin, which is the C-terminal effector domain of outer membrane channel protein CpnT, and which has a lethal NAD+-glycohydrolase activity.): MALCWIPVLGPALAVIAAIAGIVEAVANIGLAIGGEKTWGEALWSVGFAALGCIGLGGLRGAVSSLKALKNFGGALNAAGGLKGAFLSFAESTIPPGARDALLKCGQRLRIAANRKNLYVKGKTLQPGAKGRDLLTSKAPYGRRWGRKIKSPEEWASIHAPNGKEIYGPAAIEGTERTLSMSDYVKEYGDVIDRVGDDTGLWFSPVKDGKVYSFESRALREGSKDLEYNQLTLPNEIPGLEVKISQVAPNLGHHGGAIQAQFILNHEEISMSELLEMGAIQW, from the coding sequence ATGGCCCTGTGCTGGATCCCCGTACTAGGACCAGCACTAGCAGTCATCGCCGCAATCGCGGGCATCGTAGAAGCCGTAGCGAACATCGGCCTAGCCATCGGCGGCGAAAAGACTTGGGGCGAAGCCCTATGGTCCGTGGGCTTCGCCGCCCTAGGCTGCATCGGCCTAGGCGGACTACGCGGCGCAGTCTCCTCACTCAAGGCCCTGAAGAACTTTGGTGGGGCACTCAACGCTGCTGGTGGACTGAAGGGCGCGTTCTTATCCTTTGCCGAAAGCACCATCCCACCCGGTGCGCGCGACGCGTTGCTGAAGTGTGGGCAGCGCTTACGCATCGCCGCCAACAGGAAGAACCTCTACGTCAAGGGCAAGACACTCCAACCAGGAGCCAAGGGCCGAGACCTACTTACTTCCAAGGCTCCATATGGCAGACGCTGGGGCAGGAAGATAAAAAGCCCGGAAGAATGGGCAAGTATCCACGCCCCCAACGGTAAAGAGATCTACGGCCCGGCCGCAATCGAAGGCACCGAGAGAACATTGTCCATGTCTGATTACGTGAAGGAATATGGCGACGTCATCGACAGGGTCGGCGATGACACCGGGCTATGGTTTTCACCCGTCAAAGACGGCAAGGTCTACAGCTTCGAGTCTCGCGCACTTCGCGAAGGAAGCAAAGACCTTGAATACAACCAGCTCACATTGCCAAACGAAATCCCAGGCCTCGAAGTTAAGATATCTCAAGTCGCACCAAATCTTGGACACCACGGAGGCGCAATACAAGCACAGTTTATTCTTAACCACGAAGAGATTTCCATGTCAGAACTATTAGAGATGGGGGCGATCCAGTGGTAA